The Paraburkholderia hospita genome includes a window with the following:
- a CDS encoding hemerythrin domain-containing protein — MSTLNGPVSPDVTTMIRLDHSHVFLAFHRYRNDTAWWRKRAIVKSVCRALEIHAQLEEEILYPAIARIEPDNETLKKSRPEHQEMREVINRLRALGPESAAYDALFMELMRDTMHHVADEETTLLPVAERSLKHELRTLGAEMTRRRLELLGEHPMEIALNTAGTFPIATALLGAVVACGFMSVLRGRRPRSTRAGRLR, encoded by the coding sequence ATGTCGACGCTCAACGGCCCGGTTTCGCCGGACGTAACGACCATGATCCGGCTCGATCACTCGCATGTTTTTCTCGCTTTTCATCGATACCGCAATGACACCGCCTGGTGGCGCAAGCGCGCGATCGTCAAGTCCGTGTGCCGGGCGCTGGAAATCCACGCGCAGCTTGAGGAAGAGATTTTGTATCCGGCCATAGCACGGATTGAGCCAGACAACGAGACGCTCAAAAAGAGTCGCCCTGAACATCAAGAGATGCGTGAAGTCATTAATAGACTACGCGCCCTGGGCCCAGAGAGCGCTGCATACGACGCGCTCTTCATGGAGCTGATGCGCGACACGATGCACCATGTGGCAGATGAGGAGACGACCTTGCTTCCCGTCGCCGAACGATCGCTGAAACACGAACTGCGCACGCTCGGGGCTGAAATGACACGTCGGCGCCTGGAGTTGCTTGGTGAGCATCCGATGGAAATAGCTTTGAACACCGCGGGCACCTTCCCCATTGCGACGGCCCTATTAGGGGCCGTCGTGGCTTGCGGCTTCATGAGCGTGCTCAGAGGGCGCCGCCCCAGGTCAACCCGCGCCGGCCGACTGCGCTGA